In a genomic window of Allomeiothermus silvanus DSM 9946:
- a CDS encoding YncE family protein — protein sequence MYAFTQAGMLAPAVKDFPQRVYVPDGKTNRLYVIDPTTFKVIAEHPVDAEPQHVVPSYDLKTLYVANDVGNTLIPIDPRTGALGERIKVKDPYNLYFTPDGRSAIVVAEYQRRLDFFDPHAWQLQGSLKVPCKGINHMDYSADGRTLVAACEFSGDLLKIDVAARQLLAKISLGGMPQDVKLSPDGKIFYVADMMAGGVHLVDAEKFQKLGFIPTGKGAHGLYPSRDARYLYISNRGEGSVSVLEFATRRRVAKWKIPGGGSPDMGGVSADGKQLWLSGRYHGEVYVFDTDPKQGGLIHRIQVGKGPHGLAIYPQPGRYSLGHTGVTR from the coding sequence GTGTATGCGTTCACCCAGGCGGGGATGCTTGCGCCTGCGGTGAAGGATTTTCCCCAGCGGGTATATGTACCCGACGGCAAGACCAACCGGCTGTACGTGATCGACCCCACTACCTTTAAGGTCATCGCCGAGCATCCCGTAGATGCCGAACCCCAGCACGTGGTGCCCTCCTACGACCTAAAAACCCTCTACGTAGCGAACGACGTAGGCAACACCCTCATCCCCATCGATCCGCGAACCGGTGCACTAGGGGAGCGGATCAAGGTCAAAGATCCCTATAACCTCTACTTCACCCCCGATGGCCGCTCGGCCATTGTGGTAGCCGAATACCAGCGCCGCTTGGACTTTTTCGACCCCCACGCCTGGCAGCTCCAAGGGAGCCTGAAGGTACCCTGCAAGGGCATCAACCACATGGACTATAGCGCCGACGGGCGTACCCTGGTGGCGGCCTGCGAGTTCAGCGGAGACCTGCTGAAAATCGATGTGGCCGCGCGCCAGCTCCTAGCCAAGATTAGCCTGGGGGGTATGCCTCAGGACGTCAAACTCTCGCCCGACGGCAAGATATTTTACGTGGCCGACATGATGGCGGGCGGGGTCCACCTGGTGGACGCGGAGAAGTTCCAGAAGCTCGGCTTTATCCCCACCGGGAAAGGGGCCCACGGCCTGTACCCCAGCCGCGACGCGAGGTACCTGTACATCTCCAACCGGGGGGAGGGTTCGGTGAGCGTGCTGGAGTTCGCCACCCGGCGCCGGGTGGCCAAGTGGAAGATCCCCGGTGGGGGTAGCCCGGATATGGGCGGGGTCTCGGCGGATGGGAAGCAACTGTGGCTTTCCGGGCGCTACCACGGGGAGGTCTACGTCTTCGACACCGACCCCAAGCAGGGCGGCCTCATCCATCGCATCCAGGTGGGCAAAGGGCCGCACGGGCTGGCCATCTACCCCCAGCCGGGCCGGTACTCGCTGGGGCATACGGGGGTGACCCGGTGA